The nucleotide sequence GACCGTATGATTATTTCAGACGGTTATAATGGTACGCCCACTGGTTTTGATAACTGTTGTGAAGATGAGGAAGGCAATACCCATTGGTATGTACTTCACGCCGAAGCCAATGCGATAATGAAAGTTGCTTCGTCTACACAATCGTCAGAAGGAGCGACGCTCTATATCACAATGTCACCTTGCAAAGAGTGCAGTAAGCTCATCTACCAATCAGGGATTAAGCGCGTGGTGTATAAGGAAGGCTATCGCGACAACGAAGGGTTAGCTTTTCTCGAAAAAGCAGGCGTAGAAGTCGTTCATTTAGAAGATGTAAGTGAATAATTTTCTTTACTTAAATTTAATATTTACTCCAAGTAGCTGATATCCTTCCCAAGTGTTGGAGGTACAGAATTCCCAACTATATTTTACTTTATTAACTAAGAAAGTTTCTTCTTTTCTTATTTTGGTGATGCGTCTGTTAGCAATCGTTTTACCGGTGATATATCCCACAAATAGGGCAATAGGGTAATCGGAAGCCCAGTGTACTTTACTTTGCATCATCTCGTAGCACATCAAGCCTAAGGCTGTGTAACCTACGGGCTTTATCCATTTGTAGTCGGGGTAGTTTTCGGCAATCACTGTGAGTGCTGACATTGCAGTAGTGAGGTGTCCAGAGGGCATAGCGTCATACATAGGGGTATCCTCTTGGTAAGCTTTAAAGCTGGGAGCAAACGTCCACTGACTGTGCCAACGCCCGTCGTCTGCGGTTATAAATGGACTCTCGCGCCCTGTGAGTCGCTTGATAGGTTGTACAAATGCCCCCGATACGATGATGCTTTCCAATATCTGCATAGCAGTACTTTTGGCGCGATAATCACCTGTAATAAGACCATAAGTAGCCATCCCCCCACTGATAATGATAAAAGTCGTACCATTGCCAATAAAATACATTGCTGAGTTTACATCGGCAGGAATAATCTTCAAAAAGCCTAACTTCTTATAGGTATGAGCTTCATTTAGTCCTAAATTCTCTCCCAAATTTCTACTCTCTCTAATGAGCCAAGGGTCAGCGGGTATAAGAGCTACCGTAGCACCAATAGCTGCCAATCCGTAAGGATAGTTCGGTTTAGACACCATCTCCACTGCCGATTTACCTATGTTGCGTGGTATTTTGTTGAAGATATCTACAAAACGCGGTTTTTGGTATACATAGGTTAGATTATCATTGATTTTGTATTGTTTACCTGATAAATCTGCTTCAGATGGGTGTGAGCCTTGTAAAGCGTTTGTAACGCTATCCAATAGAGATTGTGGAATAGAGTCGTTTTCCTGCGCTGTAGCAGGATATAGGGAGAAAAGGAGAAAAGATAGTAAAAAGTATTTCATCGAATGAGTTCTGTTAAAAAGCTATCGGTGTTTTTGTTGTTATAGAAGGCTTTGATTTCTTCGGCGTTTTCTTTGAGCAATTGGCGAATGAAAGCATCGTAGGTAGTTTTACGGTCTTCTAAAAAGCCGTTGAAATAGCGTTCACTTACTTCCAAACCATTGGCTTTTTCTATCTTTAAAAGACGTTCGTACAAAGGGACTATATGCTCGCTAATGAGTACTTTAGGCAAAGCTTTGCGGTGTGATACAAAAGCAGTAATCTCATCTTGCTCATTGCGTACTATTTCAAAATTAGTAATCACCCAATAATAGCGCCCGCTTTTAGAGAGGTTCTTGATGATAGCGTGGAAATTATTATGCCCTTTGAGGTTTTCCCACAGTATTTTGAAAACTACTTTGGGCATATCGGGGTGGCGGATAAGGCTATGAGGCTGGTCGTATAACTCAGCCTCAGTATAGCCTGATACTTCTTGAAATGCCTTATTGGTTTCCATTATATGTCCGTGCTTGTTGGTACGACTCATCAGGGTAGTGGTTTTATCCCACAACACTTCTTCGTCTATGGGCACGGGACGTTTGATTGTTGGAGTTTCAGTCATTTTCTTACCTCTTATCTCTTACTTCGTATCTAATTTGTGAAGCCAATTGCGCATATCCACTTCTTTGGCAATAGTGTTGCGCAATTCAGGAATGGCAATGCGCACTTGCTCCATAGTGTCGCGGTGGCGTAAGGTAACGGTGTTGTCTTCCAAAGTTTGGTGATCGACGGTTACGCAGAAAGGTGTACCTACCGCATCTTGGCGGCGATAACGGCGACCTACTGCATCTTTTTCGTCGTAAGCTACATTGAAATCGTATTTTAGCTCGTTCACGATTTGTTCGGCAACTTCTGGAAGTCCGTCTTTTTTGAGCAATGGCAATACGGCTACTTTGGTAGGTGCCAACACAAAAGGTAAACGCAATACGGTGCGAGTGTCACCTCCTTCTAAGGCTTCTTCTTGCAATGAGTTGGAGAACACTGCAAGGAACATACGGTCGAGCCCGATAGAGGTTTCGAGTACGTAAGGAGTATAGCTCTTATTTTCTTCGGGGTCGAAGTATTGCATTTTTTTGCCTGAATACTTTTCGTGGTTACCGAGGTCAAAATTAGTACGAGAGTGGATACCTTCTAATTCTTTGAAACCAAAAGGAAAACGGAACTCGATATCGCAAGCCGCATCGGCGTAGTGAGCGAGCTTTTCGTGTGGGTGGTAGCGATAGTTTTCCTCTCCCATTCCTAAGGATAGGTGCCATTTGAGGCGGGTTTCTTTCCAGTACTCATACCATTTTTGTTGGGTACCTGGTTTGATAAAGAATTGCATTTCCATTTGTTCGAACTCGCGCATACGGAAAATAAACTGACGTGCCACAATCTCGTTGCGGAAGGCTTTACCCGTTTGGGCGATACCAAAAGGAATTTTCATACGTCCGGATTTTTGCACGTTTAGGAAGTTTACGAAAATACCCTGAGCGGTTTCGGGACGTAGGTATAAATCCATAGAGGCATCGGCAGAGGCGCCTATTTTGGTACCGAACATTAGGTTGAACTGTTTTACATCTGTCCAGTTGCGAGAACCTGTTTCGGGGTCGGCAATTTCGAGTTCTTCGATAAGAGCTTTTACATCGGCGAGGTCTTCTTTCTCAAGCGATTTACCCAAGCGGTGTAATATTTCTTCGCCACGTTTTTTGTATTCTAACACACGAGGATTGGTAGTTATAAACTGCTCGCGGTCGAAAGCATCGCCGAAGCGTTTTTGAGCTTTAGCGATTTCTTTTTCAATCTTATCGTCGAGTTTGGCGACGTAATCTTCTACGAGCACATCGGCGCGGTAGCGTTTTTTAGAGTCTTTGTTATCGATAAGAGGGTCGTTGAAAGCATCGACGTGCCCAGAAGCCTTCCACGTAGTAGGGTGCATAAAGATAGCAGCATCGATACCCACAATGTTCTCGTTCATTTGCACCATTGCGCGCCACCAATATTCGCGGATATTCTTTTTTAGTTCAACGCCATTTTGCCCATAATCGTATACGGCACCGAGTCCGTCGTAGATTTCACTTGAAGGGAAAATAAAGCCATATTCTTTGGCGTGAGCAACAACTTTTTTGAATTGATCGTCTGTATTTGCCATATATTCAATTGATTTTCAGTTATAAAATATAGATTAAAGCTTGTTTGAGATTGAAAATAATTCGACAAAGATACTATTATTTTTTGGAAAAAGGAGTATATTTGCCGAAAAAAATTAGATTAATGGTTAGTGGTTAATGATTAATGGTTAGTGGTTAATGATTAATGGTTAGTGGTTAATGATTAATGGTTAATGGTTAATAGTGAAATTGGGAGAGATTATACAGAGCTTATAGGATAGATGGACAAAGAGTGGGTCTACAGTGGGTCTACAGTGGCTCTACAGTGGGTCTACAACGAACAAAAGACGAACAAAGAACGAAGAACGGAAGGAGAGAAGGTGGATTTAAGAGAAGGCTATTAACGACCTATTATCTAAAAGAATTATGATTTTATCGGATATACTTTCGGTGTTATCACCTGCTTATTGCAGAGGTTGCGGAAAATTATTGGTTACAGGTGAGCAATTTTTGTGTGTAAATTGTAGAGAAAAGTTGGAAGAAACGGACTTTCATTTGCAGGCGGAAAATTTGTTTACCCAGCGACTGACAGAAGAGTGCGAAGTGTTTGCGGCTACTGCATTATTTTACTTTAAAAAGGACAATATGGCACAACATTTGATACATCTTTTGAAGTATAAAGGAGAAGAGCAGATAGGGGAGTGGTTAGGACGATGGCTCGGTGAAAAGATAAAGAATGCGCCCCTATTTCAGCAGGCTGAGGTGGTGTTGCCTGTGCCTTTGCACAAAAGCAAAGAACGCAAACGAGGATACAACCAAGTCGCCTTGTTTGGCAGGACATTGGCTTCGGTATTACACCTTGATTATATAGATGATGTATTAGTGAAAATTGAAGCTAATACTACGCAGACCCGAAAGGTAGTGTGGCGACGTTTGAAGGAGAGTGAACATATATTTTCTCTTCAAAACACTCATAGAATAGAAGGCAAGAAGGTGCTTTTGGTAGATGATGTGGTGACCACAGGAGCTACGCTCACCAACTGTTATGAGCTACTGAAAACCGTCCCCAATGTGGAAATAGGCGTTGCTACAATGGGGTATGCGATGTTGGGATAAGAATGGAAATATATTGATAGACAGAAAATTAATAACTAAATATAAAATTGTATGAAGAACACTTTTAAATTAATTGTTGCAGCATTTGTAATGTTTGCATTTAGTACTAATGTAGGGGCTATGACCCTTAATGTAAATCAAATCGCTAAAAGCCTTATCGTAGACCAAGATGGTAACGGAGGAGTGAAAGTGAAGAAATCTTGCGATAAAGACGGCGAGAAAAAAGAGTGCAATAAAGATGGCAAAAAGAAATCTTGTTGCAAAAAAGACGGTAAGAAAGATGGCAAAAAGTCTTGCCACGAAAAAGGTGGTGAGAAAAAAGAAGTGAAAGCAGAAGAAAAACCTGTAGAATAATTTTTCACCCATTATAAAAACTTTTTTACACTGAAAAACCTTAGCATAAGTGGCTGAGGTTTTTTGGTATTAGTGTGATGTATGAAAAAACTTATTTATAGTCTGTTGAGTAGTGTAGTGCTATTATTAGTAGCTTGTGGTACTGATATATTGCCTAAGCCTAAGGGAGTATTGCGATTGGAATACCCGCAAGCATCGTATCAGAAAGTAACTGAATTGCCTAATTGTCCGTTTACTTTTGAGGTAAATACGCTATCGGAATTGAAATACAAGCCCCATTCGTGTGATGTTAATATAGAATATCCTGCGATGAAGGCTACG is from Capnocytophaga ochracea DSM 7271 and encodes:
- a CDS encoding PAS domain-containing protein, producing the protein MTETPTIKRPVPIDEEVLWDKTTTLMSRTNKHGHIMETNKAFQEVSGYTEAELYDQPHSLIRHPDMPKVVFKILWENLKGHNNFHAIIKNLSKSGRYYWVITNFEIVRNEQDEITAFVSHRKALPKVLISEHIVPLYERLLKIEKANGLEVSERYFNGFLEDRKTTYDAFIRQLLKENAEEIKAFYNNKNTDSFLTELIR
- a CDS encoding phosphatase PAP2 family protein, whose protein sequence is MKYFLLSFLLFSLYPATAQENDSIPQSLLDSVTNALQGSHPSEADLSGKQYKINDNLTYVYQKPRFVDIFNKIPRNIGKSAVEMVSKPNYPYGLAAIGATVALIPADPWLIRESRNLGENLGLNEAHTYKKLGFLKIIPADVNSAMYFIGNGTTFIIISGGMATYGLITGDYRAKSTAMQILESIIVSGAFVQPIKRLTGRESPFITADDGRWHSQWTFAPSFKAYQEDTPMYDAMPSGHLTTAMSALTVIAENYPDYKWIKPVGYTALGLMCYEMMQSKVHWASDYPIALFVGYITGKTIANRRITKIRKEETFLVNKVKYSWEFCTSNTWEGYQLLGVNIKFK
- a CDS encoding ComF family protein; amino-acid sequence: MILSDILSVLSPAYCRGCGKLLVTGEQFLCVNCREKLEETDFHLQAENLFTQRLTEECEVFAATALFYFKKDNMAQHLIHLLKYKGEEQIGEWLGRWLGEKIKNAPLFQQAEVVLPVPLHKSKERKRGYNQVALFGRTLASVLHLDYIDDVLVKIEANTTQTRKVVWRRLKESEHIFSLQNTHRIEGKKVLLVDDVVTTGATLTNCYELLKTVPNVEIGVATMGYAMLG
- a CDS encoding deoxycytidylate deaminase, coding for MTKQQREKQLRYDKAYMCMAMEWAKLSYSQRKQVGAIIVKDRMIISDGYNGTPTGFDNCCEDEEGNTHWYVLHAEANAIMKVASSTQSSEGATLYITMSPCKECSKLIYQSGIKRVVYKEGYRDNEGLAFLEKAGVEVVHLEDVSE
- a CDS encoding glycine--tRNA ligase; protein product: MANTDDQFKKVVAHAKEYGFIFPSSEIYDGLGAVYDYGQNGVELKKNIREYWWRAMVQMNENIVGIDAAIFMHPTTWKASGHVDAFNDPLIDNKDSKKRYRADVLVEDYVAKLDDKIEKEIAKAQKRFGDAFDREQFITTNPRVLEYKKRGEEILHRLGKSLEKEDLADVKALIEELEIADPETGSRNWTDVKQFNLMFGTKIGASADASMDLYLRPETAQGIFVNFLNVQKSGRMKIPFGIAQTGKAFRNEIVARQFIFRMREFEQMEMQFFIKPGTQQKWYEYWKETRLKWHLSLGMGEENYRYHPHEKLAHYADAACDIEFRFPFGFKELEGIHSRTNFDLGNHEKYSGKKMQYFDPEENKSYTPYVLETSIGLDRMFLAVFSNSLQEEALEGGDTRTVLRLPFVLAPTKVAVLPLLKKDGLPEVAEQIVNELKYDFNVAYDEKDAVGRRYRRQDAVGTPFCVTVDHQTLEDNTVTLRHRDTMEQVRIAIPELRNTIAKEVDMRNWLHKLDTK